The following proteins are encoded in a genomic region of Dyadobacter sp. UC 10:
- a CDS encoding helix-turn-helix transcriptional regulator, which produces MQTFEPAPCLSPYVKAFVVIESSDTQINRLLPDTCVVAAIRLNGDVLFKEDSGDIRLPMWSLSGLRKSYSIVEYGKNSANILVQFREGGAAAFFNLPVHELFGLNVSLDNFFKPSELAVLEEQLQHVVSIEQKVGIVQQFFMARISYQKADLLIADSVKKIKAANGLINVRNLSDSLYISLDAFEKRFRKSVGTTPKRFADIVRMQALITQVEATGTLLEPALDAGFFDQSHFIRDFKKFTGLTPKELLSGFSR; this is translated from the coding sequence ATGCAAACATTCGAACCGGCTCCCTGTTTAAGCCCTTATGTGAAAGCATTTGTGGTAATTGAAAGCAGCGACACCCAAATAAACCGGTTGTTGCCGGATACTTGTGTGGTTGCAGCAATCCGTTTAAATGGGGACGTGCTATTTAAAGAGGACTCCGGGGATATCCGTCTTCCCATGTGGTCTTTATCGGGTCTGAGAAAGTCGTACAGCATCGTTGAATATGGAAAAAACAGTGCTAATATTCTTGTTCAATTCAGGGAGGGCGGCGCAGCGGCTTTTTTCAATTTGCCTGTCCATGAACTATTCGGATTAAATGTTAGTCTGGATAATTTCTTCAAACCGTCTGAACTGGCCGTATTAGAAGAGCAGTTGCAGCATGTTGTATCTATTGAACAAAAAGTAGGCATCGTGCAGCAGTTCTTTATGGCAAGAATCAGTTACCAAAAGGCTGATCTTCTCATTGCCGACTCGGTCAAGAAAATAAAGGCTGCAAACGGGCTGATTAACGTGAGGAACTTGTCCGACAGCCTGTATATCAGTCTGGATGCATTCGAAAAGAGATTTAGAAAAAGTGTGGGTACCACGCCAAAACGGTTTGCCGATATAGTCCGTATGCAAGCACTGATCACGCAGGTAGAGGCAACCGGTACACTACTCGAACCGGCGCTGGATGCAGGTTTTTTTGATCAGTCACACTTTATCCGGGATTTCAAAAAATTCACCGGCCTCACCCCCAAAGAACTTCTGAGCGGATTTTCGCGGTAG